DNA sequence from the Nocardia sp. BMG111209 genome:
CCGCATCGACCGTGACACCCATCTGGTCGACGTGGACGCCGGCGTCAACCTCGACCAGCTGATGCGGGCCGCGCTGCCGTTCGGCCTGTGGGTTCCGGTGCTGCCGGGCACCCGCCAGGTCACCGTCGGCGGCGCCATCGGCTCCGATATCCACGGCAAGAACCATCACAGCGCGGGCAGCTTCGGCAACCATGTGCGCTCGATGGACCTGCTGACCGCCGACGGGCAGATCCAGCACATCTCCCCCAAGCGCAACGCGAAGCTGTTCTGGGCCACCATCGGTGGCTGTGGTCTGACCGGCATCATCCTGCGGGCCACCATCGAGATGACGCCGACCGAGTCCGCGTACTTCATCGCCGACGGCGATGTCACCGCCGATCTGGACGAGACGGTCGCCTTCCACAGCGACGGTTCCGAGGATCGCTACGCGTACAGCTCGGCCTGGTTCGACGCCATCAGCCCCGAGCCGAAGCTCGGCCGCGCCGCGATCTCCCGCGGCAACCTGGCGAAACTGGATCAGCTGCCGCCGAAGCTGCGCAAGGATCCGTTGCGGTTCAACGGCAAGACCTTCTTCACGGTGCCGGACATCTTCCCGAACGGGCTGGCCAACAAGTACACGTTCACCCCGATCGGCGAGCTCTGGTACCGCAAGTCGGGCACCTATCGGGGCAAGGTGCAGAGCCTGACGCAGTTCTATCACCCGCTCGACATGATGGGTGAGTGGAACCGCGCCTACGGCTCGCACGGCTTCCTGCAGTATCAGTTCGTGGTGCCGCCGGAAGCGGTCGAGGAATTCAAGAACATCATCCGCGACATCCAGCGGTCCGGGTTCTACTCGTTCCTCAACGTGTTCAAGCTGTTCGGGCCGGGCAACCAGGCCCCGCTGAGCTTCCCGATGCCGGGCTGGAACGTGTGCGTCGATTTCCCGATCACGGCCGGGCTCAACGATTTCGTGACCGAACTCGACCGCCGGGTCCTGGAATTCGGCGGCCGGCTCTACACGGCGAAGGATTCCCGCACCTCCGCGGAGACCTTCCATCAGATGTATCCCCGGATCGACGAGTGGATCAAGGTCCGCCGCAGCGTCGATCCGCACGGTGTGTTCATGTCCGATATGGCGAGAAGGCTGGAGCTGCAGTGAGCGGTGAGATCACCAAATGATCAACGCAGTGGGTAATCCGCAGGCGATTCTGTTGCTGGGCGGTACCTCGGAGATCGGTCTGGCGATCGTCGGCGAGTACCTGAAGAAGGGCCCGGCCCGCGTGATCCTCGCCGCCCTGCCGAACGATCCGCTGCGCGCGGACGCGGTGGCGCAGGTCGAGGCCGCGGGCGCCGCTTCGGTCGAACTCGTCGACTTCGACGCGCTGGACACCGGCAGCCACCCCAAGGTGATCGAGGCCGCGTGGGCCGAGAGCGATGTCGACGTGGCGATCGTCGCGTTCGGTATCGACGGCGACGGCGAGGTCTTCTGGCAGGACCAGCGCAAGGCCGTGCTGATGGCCGAGATCAACTACACCGCCGCGGTTTCGGTGGGCGTACTGCTCGCCGAGAAGATGAAGGCGCAGGGCTACGGCCGGATCCTGGCGATGTCCTCGGTCGCCGGCGAGCGGGTGCGCCGCTTCAACTTCGTGTACGGCTCGACGAAGGCCGGCCTCGACGGCTTCTACCTCGGCCTCGGCGAGGCGCTGCGCTCCTTCGGCCCGCGGGTGCTGGTCATCCGGCCAGGCCAGGTGCGCACCAAGCTGTCCGCGCACGTCAAGGAGAACGCGCTGACGGTCGACAAGCACGACGTGGCGGCCGAGGCGGTCGCCGCGGCCGAGAAGGGCCGCGAGATCATCTGGGTACCCGGCACCTTCCGCTGGGTCATGATGATCCTCCGCCACATCCCGCGGCCGATCTTCCGCAAGCTCCCCATCTGATCCACCGCGAGCGGCTTCGTGCCGCTCGCAGGAAGGCGCTCTCCGGCCCGCCGGAGGGCGCCTTTTCCGATGCGTGGGGTGACGGCGCGGCCACCGGTTGTCCACAGGCGGCCGATTGTCCACAAGGTTTTCGCGACCCCGGTGACCGGCATGCACGGACCGTCCGGGTTTCGCGGCTACTTGTAGGCTGACCCACGGCCCATGGTCCACAGGCTATGAAGAGGTGCGGAGGCGGCGTGCGAGAACTGGTCCGGCAGGTCGGCGGGGGGCTCGGCGAGGCGGTGCTCGCGATCGTGGTCGCGGCGGTCGTCGCGGCCGTCGGGCTCGAGGCGTTCTCGGTCGTGCACTGGCCGGCGTTCAACTCCTCCAACGTGACCCGGTCGATCACCACGGTCGGGCAGGTCGTGACGATCGCACTGCTGGTCGGCGCGGTCGCGCTGATCCGGCTGCGCCGGGCCCGCCGGTTCGCCGAAGTGCTGACCTGGGTGGGTATTTCGGGCTTCGTCACGGTCACGCTGGGTATGCCGCTGGCGGCCACCAAGCTGTATCTGCTGGGTATCTCGGTGGATCAGGAGTTCCGTACCGAATACCTCACCCGGCTCACCGACACCGCAGCCCTGCACGACATGACCTATGCCGGGCTGCCGCCGTTCTATCCGGCAGGCTGGTTCTGGATCGGCGGCCGCGTGGCGAATCTGCTGGGCGTCGCAGGCTGGGAGGCGTTCAAGCCCTGGGCCATCATGTCCCTGTCGATCGCCTCGGTACTCGCATATGTGTTGTGGTCGAAGCTGATCCGAGCCGACTGGGCGGTTGCCGTCGCGGCGGTGACCACGGTGGTGATGGTGGCCTACGCCTCACCCGAGGCATACAGCGCCGTCCTGGTCATCCTGTTCGCACCGGCGATGGTGCTGGCCTGGGGAGCGCTGTACCGCCCCGAACTAGCCGACGACGCTCGGCCGGACACGGTCGAAACTCGATCTACCACCGCCGAAACCCAGTCGGCCACCGCTGAAGTCCAGCCAGCCACTGCCGACGCCCGACCTGCCACTGCCGACACTCGGCCAGCGACCGCCGGAACCCAACCTGCCACGGCCGACATTCGGCCAGCCACCGCTGAAACCCGGCTGGCCACTGCCGAAGCCCAACCGGCCACCGCCGCCGCCCGGTCAGCGACCGCCGAAACCCATTCAGCCACCACCGAAACCCGGTCGGCCACCACCGAAACCCAAACTGCCACGGCCGACACTCAGTCAGCCACCGCTGAAACCCGGCTGGCCACTGCCGACTCCTGGCCAGCCACCGTCGACGCCCGGCCGCCCACCGCTGACGTCCGGCCGGCCACCGCTGAACCCCGGCCGACCACTGCCGGGGGTTGGGGGGCGGTGCTGGGAACCGGGTTGTTCCTTGGTGTTTCGGCGATGTCCTACAGCTTGTTCTTCGTGGTGGCGGTATTCGCCGTCGTGCTGATGGGACTGCTGGCCTGGCTGTCGCTGTGGTGGCAGCAGCGGACGAATCCGTGGCGGCTGTTGTGGCCCATCCTGATTCGGCTGATCGGGATGGGGGTGCTCGCCGGGATTCTCGCCCTGCTGGTGTGGGCGCCGTATCTGGCCAAGGCGCTCACCGGCGGCCGGGCTCTGTCGAACACGGCCTTCCACTATCTGCCGGAGTCCGGGTCGCAGTTGCCGCTGCCGATGTTCGAGTTCTCGCTGCTGGGTGCGCTGTGCCTGGTCGGCACGGTCTGGCTGGTGTTGCGGTCGGTTCGTTCGCGGCGGGCGCAGGCGCTCGGGATCGCGGTGGTAGCGATCTATCTGTGGTCACTGCTGTCGATGGCCGTCACCGTCGGCGGCACCACGCTGCTGTCGTTCCGGTTGGAGCCGATCCTGCAGGTGCTGCTGGCCGCAGCCGGGGTGTTCGGGCTGGCGGAGGGCGGCCGCGCGATCTACCGGGCGCTGAACGAGCCACAGCGGTTCCGGACGGTGGCCGTGGTGGTGTCCGTGCTGGCGGTACTGGCCTTCGCCCAGCACATCCCGAACATCCTGAGCAACGAGATCACCACCGCCTACACCGATACCGACGGCAACGGTGAACGCGCCGACAAGCGCAGCCCGTCCGCGGTGTCCTGGTACCGGGCCGTCGACGCGGCCCTGCTCGCCGACACCGGACGCCCCCGTGACCAGACCGTGGTGCTCACCGCCGACACCAGCTTCCTGGCCTACTACCCCTACTTCGGATTCCAGGCGCTCACCTCGCACTACGCCAATCCGCTGGCCGACTTCGCCGGCCGCGCCCGGGAGATCGGGCATTGGAGTTCGCTGAAGACACCTGCCGAACTACTCGACGCGCTCGCCGCCAGCCCGTGGCGGACGCCGGATGCGTTCGTATTCCGCACCAGCGGGGACAACTACACCCTGCGCCTGTCCGAGGACGTCTACCCGAACGACCCCAACGTGCGGCGCTACACGGTCACCTTCCCCAAGACGCTGTTCGACGATCCACATTTCCACAGCACGGTCGCCGGCCCGTTCACGGTGATCACCGTCCAACGCTGAAACCGGCCCAGCCCAGCCTGGTCGACCGAACTTCGACCGGCCTGGTGACTGGACCGGCCATACCGACCGCAGCGTGGACCGGCCCAATCGACCGCGACCAGACCAGCCCAGTCGACTGCGACCGGGCCCGCCATACCGACCACAGCGGGGACCGGCCCGATCGACTACACACGGACCGGGCCGATCGACCGGACAGGACCGGCCGCAGCGGGAGTCGGTCCGATCGACCCGCGCACGGACCGGGCTGATCGACCGCGACCGGACCGGCCATACCGACCGCAGCGGGGGCTGGCCCAATCGACCGCGACCAGACCAGCCCAGTCGACTGCGACCGGGCCCGCCATACCGACCACAGCGGGGATCGGCCCAATCGACTGCACACGGACCGGGCCGATCGACCGGACAGGACCGGCCGCAGCGGGGGCCGACCCAATCGACCGCGACCGGACCAGCTCGGTCGACTGCGACCGGATCCGCCATACCGAACGCAGCGGGGATCGGCCCGATCGACCGCACACGGACCGGGCCGATCGACCGGACAAGACCGGCCGTACCGACCGCAGCGGGAGTCGGCCCGATCGACCGCACACGGCCGGGCCGATCGACCGCGACCGGACCCGGCCGAGTTGACCGCACCGGGACTGGCCCAGTCGACGGCACCGACACCGTTGACCGCATCGGGGCCCGTCCTGGTCGACACGCACCCGGACCGTCCCGGTCGGCGCACCCAGACCGTCCCGGTTGGCCGCACGCGGACCGTCTTGGTCGACCGCGAGCCGCAGATCGGGATCCGTCGTGCGGTGGGGGGAGGACCGCCACCGCCACTGTGCCGATGGATGTGCGCCGGCTGGCGTGGCGTCATCGCGATTCCGGACGGTCGATGACCGGCCGGAATCGGAGTGATCGGGGTAACAGTCGGCCGGGGACGACCCTCGGCTGTGCACAAGTCTGTGGACTACTGCACATTCCTGTGGATAAGTCGCACTTCTGTGGATAACTCGGGCCATTGGGGGCCGCTCACGGCGGCCGGGTGAGCGATTCGGGTGGTTCCCGGGCAGGCTCCCGTCCCGGGTGGTGGATGCCGGCAGATTCCACGACCCGTTATGGCTAGCATCGTGCTTCGTGCGCGCAGACTCCCCGGCGTTGTCCCGGATCCGGCTGATCGCTTTGCTGACAGGTCTGTTCGGTGTGCTGCTGGCGGTGGCGGTTCCGCTGCTGCCGGTGCGCCAGGACCGAGCCACCCTGGATTGGCCGCAATCGTCGTC
Encoded proteins:
- a CDS encoding decaprenylphospho-beta-D-erythro-pentofuranosid-2-ulose 2-reductase, yielding MINAVGNPQAILLLGGTSEIGLAIVGEYLKKGPARVILAALPNDPLRADAVAQVEAAGAASVELVDFDALDTGSHPKVIEAAWAESDVDVAIVAFGIDGDGEVFWQDQRKAVLMAEINYTAAVSVGVLLAEKMKAQGYGRILAMSSVAGERVRRFNFVYGSTKAGLDGFYLGLGEALRSFGPRVLVIRPGQVRTKLSAHVKENALTVDKHDVAAEAVAAAEKGREIIWVPGTFRWVMMILRHIPRPIFRKLPI
- a CDS encoding FAD-binding oxidoreductase — encoded protein: MSTNAQTSTAVASAETTTGTDTYSLPTRMRRLTGWGRTAPTSAEVLSTGDPELIAKAVALVAEENESKPAHLRRGVIARGLARSYGDNAQNAGGLVVDMTAMSRIHRIDRDTHLVDVDAGVNLDQLMRAALPFGLWVPVLPGTRQVTVGGAIGSDIHGKNHHSAGSFGNHVRSMDLLTADGQIQHISPKRNAKLFWATIGGCGLTGIILRATIEMTPTESAYFIADGDVTADLDETVAFHSDGSEDRYAYSSAWFDAISPEPKLGRAAISRGNLAKLDQLPPKLRKDPLRFNGKTFFTVPDIFPNGLANKYTFTPIGELWYRKSGTYRGKVQSLTQFYHPLDMMGEWNRAYGSHGFLQYQFVVPPEAVEEFKNIIRDIQRSGFYSFLNVFKLFGPGNQAPLSFPMPGWNVCVDFPITAGLNDFVTELDRRVLEFGGRLYTAKDSRTSAETFHQMYPRIDEWIKVRRSVDPHGVFMSDMARRLELQ
- a CDS encoding arabinofuranosyltransferase, coding for MRELVRQVGGGLGEAVLAIVVAAVVAAVGLEAFSVVHWPAFNSSNVTRSITTVGQVVTIALLVGAVALIRLRRARRFAEVLTWVGISGFVTVTLGMPLAATKLYLLGISVDQEFRTEYLTRLTDTAALHDMTYAGLPPFYPAGWFWIGGRVANLLGVAGWEAFKPWAIMSLSIASVLAYVLWSKLIRADWAVAVAAVTTVVMVAYASPEAYSAVLVILFAPAMVLAWGALYRPELADDARPDTVETRSTTAETQSATAEVQPATADARPATADTRPATAGTQPATADIRPATAETRLATAEAQPATAAARSATAETHSATTETRSATTETQTATADTQSATAETRLATADSWPATVDARPPTADVRPATAEPRPTTAGGWGAVLGTGLFLGVSAMSYSLFFVVAVFAVVLMGLLAWLSLWWQQRTNPWRLLWPILIRLIGMGVLAGILALLVWAPYLAKALTGGRALSNTAFHYLPESGSQLPLPMFEFSLLGALCLVGTVWLVLRSVRSRRAQALGIAVVAIYLWSLLSMAVTVGGTTLLSFRLEPILQVLLAAAGVFGLAEGGRAIYRALNEPQRFRTVAVVVSVLAVLAFAQHIPNILSNEITTAYTDTDGNGERADKRSPSAVSWYRAVDAALLADTGRPRDQTVVLTADTSFLAYYPYFGFQALTSHYANPLADFAGRAREIGHWSSLKTPAELLDALAASPWRTPDAFVFRTSGDNYTLRLSEDVYPNDPNVRRYTVTFPKTLFDDPHFHSTVAGPFTVITVQR